CCTCATAACTCCTCATCGAATGTCCGGTTGGGCCATCGAAACATTTCTGATGGTCCATCAGTTGTGTTTGTGTGTAATGTGCTTGCGCCAGAGCCGACTTTGTCGGCAGTCGACCCGAGCGGGCCGAACGAACCGCCCGTGGACCGCCGTTGCGGCAGGGCGGGGGCTTCCCGAAAAGGACCGGACCGCAAGCGCCGATCACGTCACGAGCTCTTCCGCTCAGCGGCCCGGCCGGGGGAAGGTCCGGGTCGCGAGGACCGCGCAGGCCACCGCCAGCGGCAACTCGGCGAAGACCGCCATCAGCACCGCCAGCTTGAAGTCCGAACCCGGGGCAGCCGTCATGGTGTCGAACCAGGCGTCGACCAGCAGCAGGGCCGAGGTCGCGGCGGAGGTCAGGCAGGCCCGGCAGTCGCCGCGCCTGAGGAGCAGTCCGGTGGAGAGCAGGCCGAGCGCCTCGAAGCTGTCCAGACCCGTCCACGTCCAGGCCCAGTGCGAGGCCTGAGCGGTGGCCGGCAGCCCGGTGTGCAGGAAGACCAGCCAGGGAATCATCGCCAGCCCGAGCACGGTGAGGACCGTGGCCGCCCGGCGAAGCGGCAGGGGGGACGTCGAAGCGGCCGCGGCCTTCGGAAGGATCCGCGGGACACCGGAGCCCGCACCGGGGGCGCCCGCAAGGGCCCAGATGCCGGCCTTGCCTAACGGGGCCCGCAGGGGCGAGGAGGAGCGGCGCATGGTTCTTCTCCAGCGTTGGTCGTCGGCGTGGGGCGGTGGTGCCCGCTCAGTGGATGTGGATGCCGCCGTTGGAGGCGGCCACGGTGAGGGAGGCCGACGCACCGTCGGAGTTCGGCAGGTCGATCTGCGGCGCGGAGCTGCTGGTGTGGGCGCCGATCCGGTAGCCGGTGCTCGAGGGCTCCGCGAGGTCGACCGCGCCGTCGCCGGTCGTCATGGTGCACCGGCGGGCGGTGCGGTTTGAGGTATTGATCGTTCCACTCCTCGTTCTCGGGAAGGCCGGTGGCCTTCACCGGCGGTTCGCGGTGGCGCTGCGGTACGGGGCACCTGCGCCGTCCCGCACCGACTGTCTGCCCCCAGCCAACAGCAGTTCGGCCGGGCCGGACACGCTGCCAGCCCACAGAACCGGGGTAGGGATAACCCTCCTGTCAGTCCCAGCCGTTGTTGTCGGGCGGGGTGGTGGTGCCGGTGGTGTCGGCCGGGGCGGCAGCGGCCCGCGGCCGCGCGGCGGTCAGTTCTGGTCGTCCGGCCGGCGCGAAGATCGTGCTGGTCGGCGTCTGCCTGCGCCCCGACACGGTCGGCCCCGGGGTGGTGGCCGGCAGGGAGCTGGACATCCGCGGGTCGTTCGGCGGCAGCCCGGGTGAGTACCGCCAGACGCTGCGGGACACCGCCGAGGGCCGGATCGACGCCGGTGCCGTCGTCACCGGCGTCACCGGCCTGGACGGACCGGCCGGGGCGATCGCCGAACTCGGCGAGCCGGAGCGGCACGCGGAGATCGTCGTCGGCCCCTCGCCGGTCGCCGGCTGATCGTCCGAACGACGGTGGCGTCCCCGGGATCTCCCGGGGACGCCACCGTCGTTCGCGGCACGGGCGTGCTCAGTGGACCGTGATGTCGCCGCCCGTGGTCTTCACCACCACGCTGTGCGGCGCGTCCGTAGCGGTGTTCGGCAGCGAGACGCTCGGCGACGATTGGGAGCTCTGCGCGTCGACGCGGTAGGTGGCGTCGTGAGGCACCTTGAGGTCGACCCCGCCGTAGCCCGCGGTGACCTTCAGGGAGGCGGGTGCCGCCCTGAAGGAGGCGCTGACCGCGCCGTCGGTGGTGATCACCTCGGCGTTCGGGGCGCTGCTGTCGGCGAGGGTCACCGCGCCGTAGGTGCTCCGCACGGTCAGCGGGCCGGACGACCGGTCCACCTCCACCTCGCCCAGCTCGGTGGTCAGATCCAGCCGGCCGGTCAGGCCCTTCGCCCGGATCCCGGCGTCCCCGGTGTTCACCTGCGCGGCCAGGCCGGCCGGCACCGTGATCTGCAGGTGCTCCGAGCAGTCGTTGGAGCAGCCGGCGGTGACCGTGACGTCCGACCCGGACCGGGTGACGGAGACCTGCGGGACATGGCCCGTGTAGTTGCCGCTCATGGCCACCGTGACCTGCGAGGAGCCGTCCTGACTCAGCGTCACGTCGAGTCCGTCGGTCTGGACCGTCACCTGGCCGGCGCCGGTCGCGTCCTGCTGCCAGTTGCCGCTGTACGGGTGGTGCGCCGGAAGCAAGGCGACCACACCCCAACCGGCCGCGGCGACGACCGTGACGAGGACGGCCAGACCTATGAGGAGGAATCCGCGGCGCATCCTCGGTGTGGTACTGATCTCAAGCTCCCAGGTAGCGCAGAACGGCGAGTACGCGGCGGTGGTCTCCCACCTCCTGCTGCAGGTCGAATTTCACGAAGATGCTGCGGATGTACTTCTCCACAGCCGCCGTGCCGATCACCAGATCGGCCGCGATCCCGGCGTTGGAACGGCCCCCCGCCATGGCCGTGAGGACTTCCCGCTCGCGCGGCGTCAGGGTGGACAGCGGATCCCGCTGCCGGCTGCCGATCAACAACTGCTTGACCACCTCCGGGTCGAGGACCGTCTCGCCCGCGGCGACCCGGCGCAGCGCGTCCACGAACTCCTCGGCGTCCGACACCCGGTCCTTGAGCAGGTAACCGACCCCGTTGTCATTGGTGTTGACCAGGTCGATGGCGTAACGCTCCTCGACGTAGTGGGAGAGCACCAGGACGCCGGTCTCCGGCCAGCGGGCGCGTACCGCCAGTGCGGCGCGCAGGCCCTCGTCCAGGAAGGTGGGCGGCATCCGGACGTCCGTCACACAGGCGTCCGGCCGGTGTTCGGCCACCGCGCGCAGGAGTTGCTCCCCGTCGCCGACCGCGGCGACCACCTCGATCCCCTGTTCGCTGAGCAGCAGTTCGATGCCCTGGCGCAGCAGCGCGGAGTCCTCGGCCAGCACTACCCGCATGGCAATTCCACCTCGATCACGGTCGGTCCACCCGCCGGACTGCTGAGCCGGAACCGCCCGTCCACCCCGGACACCCGGTCCGCCAGACCGGTCAGGCCCGTGCCGGCCGCGAGGTCGGCTCCGCCACGCCCGTCATCGCCAACTTTAACGTCCAACCGGGCGCCCTCCCGCCGGATCTCCACCCAAGCGCGGGTCGCACGAGCATGTTTGGCCACATTGGTGAGCGCCTCGGTCACCGTGAAGTAGGCGACCGCCTCGATGGCGGACGAGGGGCGCGGCTCCACCAGGACGTCAAGGCGCACCGGCACCGGAGCCAGCGCGGCGACGGCGGAGAGCGCCGCCTCCAGGCCGCGGTCGGTCAGCACCGGCGGGTGCAGACCACGGGCCAGGTTGCGCAACTCGGCGATGGTGCTGAGGGTTTCCCGCCGGACGTCCTCGACCAGCTTGTTGGTCTCGTGGTCACCGGACTTCTTCAACCGCGAGCTGGCCCGGCCCAGGGTGATCGACATCGCCACCAGCCGTTGCTGGGCACCGTCGTGCAGGTCCCGCTCGATCCGCTTGCGCTCCGCCTCGGCGGCGTCCACCACCCGGGCTCGACTCTCCGTCAGATCATTGACCCGCTGCTCCAGTTCCATGCCGCGGGGCCGGGAGAGCAGTGCGACGGCCAGCGCGGTGTCCAGCGCCAGCAGGAGTTTGACGATCAGCGGGGAGAGGACCGCGCCGGCCAGCAGCGCCACCGCCGCGACCAGCAGCGCCCGGGGCAGGGAATCCACCACGAACGGCCCGAGCTGGGCCTCTCCGCCGGGCAG
The DNA window shown above is from Streptomyces vietnamensis and carries:
- a CDS encoding DUF4097 family beta strand repeat-containing protein: MRRGFLLIGLAVLVTVVAAAGWGVVALLPAHHPYSGNWQQDATGAGQVTVQTDGLDVTLSQDGSSQVTVAMSGNYTGHVPQVSVTRSGSDVTVTAGCSNDCSEHLQITVPAGLAAQVNTGDAGIRAKGLTGRLDLTTELGEVEVDRSSGPLTVRSTYGAVTLADSSAPNAEVITTDGAVSASFRAAPASLKVTAGYGGVDLKVPHDATYRVDAQSSQSSPSVSLPNTATDAPHSVVVKTTGGDITVH
- a CDS encoding sensor histidine kinase yields the protein MTENIAGFATGRARTGARPPREVVPGNPLRALASPVLWRASIHLVLDGLVALAGLAVLVVLVLAVCLAPAGLVGLPVTVVVGWALFRLAAVERVRFAVTCGLELDELPAPVCSWRLVKSLQSLVHNPCTWRLIGYFVLLVPVAVVTVVGVALVWAVPLTLVLLPAYYRGLPGGEAQLGPFVVDSLPRALLVAAVALLAGAVLSPLIVKLLLALDTALAVALLSRPRGMELEQRVNDLTESRARVVDAAEAERKRIERDLHDGAQQRLVAMSITLGRASSRLKKSGDHETNKLVEDVRRETLSTIAELRNLARGLHPPVLTDRGLEAALSAVAALAPVPVRLDVLVEPRPSSAIEAVAYFTVTEALTNVAKHARATRAWVEIRREGARLDVKVGDDGRGGADLAAGTGLTGLADRVSGVDGRFRLSSPAGGPTVIEVELPCG
- a CDS encoding response regulator transcription factor produces the protein MRVVLAEDSALLRQGIELLLSEQGIEVVAAVGDGEQLLRAVAEHRPDACVTDVRMPPTFLDEGLRAALAVRARWPETGVLVLSHYVEERYAIDLVNTNDNGVGYLLKDRVSDAEEFVDALRRVAAGETVLDPEVVKQLLIGSRQRDPLSTLTPREREVLTAMAGGRSNAGIAADLVIGTAAVEKYIRSIFVKFDLQQEVGDHRRVLAVLRYLGA